GGCGTGCGTGCCACACCGCGCCAGCGGCAGAGGGTGGCCACGGTGTCGTTCACCGAGATGGCTGGTTGACCCATAACCACGCGGCGCAGGGCGCCTTGACCGGGCTCACGGTTCGGTTCGTGGGGACGTGTGGTCAACAGACCGCAGATGCGTGCGATGTCTTCGGCATGGATGAAATGGAAGCTCGCATCCACCCGAAGCCAACGGGCCAACCAGAGCCAACGACTGGCTTCGGCCAGACCTTCGGTGAGGTAGCTGGTGGGGAAGGGGCTGGTGCCGTCGACCCGTCCGCCGAACACCAATGTCGGAAAAACTGCGATGATTTTGTTGGCCAGGGGATGTTGTTCCAGATCCCTGAGGCAGCGGGCCTTGGTTTGGATGTATTCCGTGCCGTAGGCCAGCGCCTCCGGCAAGGGGCGCAGGTGCCGATCGAGCACGCTTGCTGTTGAGAAATAGATGATCTGTTGAAGCTTGGTGGGATCCAGAAGCTCAAGCATCCGTTTCACCGCCACCACATTCACCTGTTCGGCCCGCTCGGGGTCACCCCAGGCCGTAGCGGTGTGGATCACCCGATTGACCGATGCAAGTTCATGGGCAAACCGGTCTGTGTCCCGTAGATCCCCCACCAGAAGACGAATGCGGGGATGGTCTGAAGGAACAGCAGTGAGCTTGGCGGGATCCCTCAGCCAGAGGAGCAACTCCGCGTCGGAATGCTCCAGCAACCAGCGGGAGATGTACTGACCGACGCAGCCGCTGGCGCCGGTCACCAGGATGCGGGTCAAACGACAGCCCCGAGACGGTCCATCACGCTCTTGCCGGCGCGGAAGAAGGCTTCACCGTTTTCCTCGGGAGTTCCAGGCAGAATTCCATGGCCCAGGTTGAGGATGTGCTTGCGACCGCGGGCCTTGCGGACGCAGTCATCGATGCGAGCTTGGATCGCATCCGGGGTGCCGAACAGCAGGCCGGGGTCCACATTGCCCTGCACACCGATGTGCTCCGGCAAGCGGGCCAGGGCTTCGGCCATGTCCACCGTCCAATCCAGCGAAATGATATCGACGCCGGTGTTGGCCATCCGCTCGAGCACACCGGCGCTACCGGAGATGTAAAGGATGAAGGGAGTATCAGGGTGCGTCTGCTTGACCAGATCCACCACTTTTTTCTGATAAGGCGCAGCAAAGGTGTCGTAGTCCGCAGGACTCAGCTGGCCAGCCCAGGAATCAAACATCTGCACCACCTGGGCACCGGAATCAATCTGGTAACGCAGGTAATTGGCAATCGACTCAGCGAAGTGGTCGAGCAACTTGTGAAGGATGTCGGGTTCGCGGAAGGCCATGGCCTTGATCACCGCATAGTTCTTGCTGCTCTTGCCCTCCACCACATAGGCGGCGAGGGTCCAGGGGGCACCGACGAAACCAAGAACAGCCGCCTCGTTCCCGACGCTTTGGCGGAGACGACCCAGCACTTCTCCCACGAAGGGCATCGACTCCGCTGGGTTCAGCGGGCGCAGGGCGTCAACTTGAGCCATGCTCCGGATTGGATCGCCAATCTGAGGGCCCTTGCTCTCAATGATGTCGAAGTCAATCCCTATCCCAGGCAGGGGCGTGAGGATGTCGGAGAACAGGATCACGCCGTCGGGCTTGAAGGCGTGATACGGCTGCATGGAGATCTCGTAGGAGAGATCAGGGTTTTCGGAACGCTCTCGAAAGCTGGGGTACTTGTCCCGCAGGTCCCGATAGATCTTCATGTAGCGACCGGCCTGGCGCATCATCCACACCGGAGGACGCTCCACCGATTCACCGCGCGCAGCACGCAGGAGCAGGGGTAAAGAGTCGCTCATCAAGCCCGGTCAGGTCAGCCGGAAACCTACCTGAATCCAGGGCTCGGCTAGTGCTTTAGCCCCTAATTGTCATCACCTTCGTCACAGGGTGTTGTCCTGGTCGCTGCTGCTCAGGCTGCGTTTCGGGTCGTGCTTGAACACCATCAGGCTCAGCGGCGGCAGGCAGAGATCAAGGGAGTTCTCATAGCCGTGGATGCCCCACTCATCCGTCGGTTTGCCCCCCATGTTGCCGAGGTTGCTGCCGCCGTATTTGGCCGCATCGGAATTGAAGATCTCCTGGTAGAAGCCGGCGAGAGGAACGCCCACGCGGTACTGGGCATGGCTTTGGGGGGTGAAGTTCGCCACAACCACGAGCCAGGTGCCGCTTGTGCTTTCCCGGCGCATGAAGCTGATCACGGAGTGACGGTTGTCATTGCAGTCGATCCACTGGAAGCCGAACTGGTCGAAGTCGTCACGCCACAGGGCCGGTTCAGCCTTGTAGAGAACATTGAGGTCATCCACCAGCCGCTGGATGCCTTTATGGGGGTCGTAGTTGAGCAGGTCCCACTCGAGATCCCCCCAGACATTCCATTCGGCCCGCTGACCGAATTCCATCCCCATGAAGATCGTCTTCTTGCCGGGGTGTGTCCACATGTACGCCAGTAAGGCCCTTGTGTTGGCGTACTTCTGCCAGTCATCTCCAGGCATTTTGTGCAGGAGATGGCTTTTCCCATGCACCACTTCATCGTGGCTGAGCGCCAGCATGAAGTTCTCGGTGTAGGTGTACCAGATCGAGAACGTGATGTTGTTCTGATGGAACTGGCGGAACCACGGGTCCAACTCGAAGTAATCGAGCATGTCGTGCATCCAACCCATGTTCCATTTGAGGTTGAATCCGAGTCCACCTATGTCCGTTGGTTGCGTCACCATCGGCCACGTTGTTGATTCCTCCGCAATGGAGAGGGCTCCGGGGAAGTGCTGGAACAACACATGGTTGGCCTGCTGCAGGAAACGGACCGCTTCTGTGTTTTCCCTGCCGCCGTTTTCATTCGGGAGCCATTCACCATCGGGGCGCAGGTAATCGCGATACAGCATTGAGGCCACGGCATCCACACGTATGCCATCGATGTGGAACTGCTCGAACCAGAAGATGAGATTGGCAACAAGGAAATTGCGAACCTCGTTCCGGCTGTAATTGAAGATCAGGGTTCCCCATTCCTTGTGTTCCCCGATCCGCGGATCACTGTGTTCGTAGAGGTGTGCGCCATCAAAGAAGGCCAGTCCATGGGCATCCTTCGGGAAATGGCCAGGAACCCAATCGATGATCACCCCGATGCCTTCCGCGTGGCAGCGATCCACGAAAGCCCGGAATTCATCGGGCGTTCCATAGCGGCTGGTGGGGGCATACCAACCCGTCACCTGATAGCCCCAGGATCCATCGAAGGGGTGCTCGGTGATCGGCATCACCTCGATGTGGGTGAATCCCCTTTCCTTGACGTAAGGGATCAGACGGTCAGCGAGCTCGGCGTAGGTGAGAAGCCGTGCGCCGGGCTTCATGTCCGCCGCAGGCACTGGTTGACGCGGGGTCCCGTCGGGTTGAATCCAGGGTTCGTCTGCTGAGGCGTGGATCCAGCTGCCGAGGTGCATTTCGTACACCGAGATGGGCTGATCCAGAGCGTTGCTGCTATCCCGCTTCTGCATCCATCCCTGGTCTTTCCAGCTGTACCCGTTCAGGCGGGCCACCACGGAGCTGTTATCCGGGCGGACTTCGTGCTGGAAACCGTAGGGGTCAGCTTTCTGGTAGCAGTGGCCGTCCTGGGTGCGGATTTCGTATTTGTAGAGATGCCCCTCATTCAGTCCAGGAACGAACAGTTCCCAGATGCCACCAAGGCGCTGCTGCATGGGGTGGTGACGTCCGTCCCAGGAATTGAGGTCCCCGATCACGGAAACGCTCAGAGCGTTGGGAGCCCAAAGGCAGAACATCACTCCGGTGATCCCGTCACGCTCGGTGAGATGGGCACCCATCCTCTGCCAGATGTGGTGATGGTTGCCTTCGGCGAAGAGGTGGCGATCCATTTCGCCCATCCATTCACCACGGAAAGCCCAGGGATCGTGTTGTTCATGAACGATCCCGCCACGCTCAACTCGGACCCGGTAGCTGCAGCCAGGGTCCCTGCCGAGTTGTGCCTCGAACACCCAGGGGTGGTTGGGGGTGGTCATGGTGATCTCATCGCCCCCCACCAGCAGGGTGACCGTTTGGGCATCAGGCATCCACATCCGCACGGTCCAACCCTGTTCTGAGGGTTGGGGACCGAGCACCGCGAACGGGTGGTCATGGCGACAATTCGCCAACCGTTCGCCGTCCTGCACCATCCAGTCGAGGACTGCGGCGACACCCATGGGAGATCTATGAATTGGGCGCGATGTTAAGCCTGATTTACGAAACAGATCAGCAGGTGATCAGACGAAGTCTCGGGAAATGTCGACGTTGATGATTCGACCGCGGTCGTCGAAGATCACGAACAGGTTGGATGTGGCCTTGCCGAAGGCAACAGACACAAGCACGAGCTGCTGATCCCCTCCTTGATGGGCGATCACGGCGTCTTTGACCTTGCGAAAACCACCAGCCACCTTGCTGAGCTTGGTCCACTTGCGTTCGAGATCTCCCGGGGCCAGATCTTCCTGCAGCTGCAAGGACATCTTGGATCGCGCTGCGATCCAACGCCCTGCGGCAAGGTCTCGGGTGAAGTCGAGTGCCGTTGTTTCGATGGGCTGGATGCGGTCGGTCCACTTCCAGGCGAGCAGCTTGCCGTCCTCATCCAGCACCATCAGCATGCCTTCGTCACCGGATCCGGTGGTCACGACAGCATCAATCGTGGTCGTGTTGTAACCAGGAATCACCCTGACGATGCGGGTTGCATCGATGGCCACGCGTTGGTCCAGGCGAGCCTGGACGGTCTTCACATCAACACTGGCCTGAATCGGGGTAGCCAGGGCGTCGTGCATGACGTCTCCCTGGCGTTGCTTGAGGGCCTCCAGCAAGAGTTCAGCAGCCGCTGTCGCTTGTGCCGGCGTGAGTTCAGTCCTTGTCAGTTCCTCCGCTGCTGCGGGACTGATCAACCCCATGGGGGCTGACAGAGCGATGGCCAGCAGGGCAGCGGAGAGCTTCAAAGCACAAAGGTCAGTCGAGCCTCAGTCTGCCGGAGCCAAAGGGGTTCAGCTGCAGGGTGGAGTCACTAAGCGTCAGTGTCAGCGTCACCACACGGTGCTCCGGGCTTGATGCCCCACAGGGCACGGCGTCGTGGCCAGGGTTGACGCCGATCGCGGGCCAGGCTGCTGCGGCGACCGAGACCCGCAGTCGATCGCCTGGTGCCAGTGCGGCCTGAAGCGGCTGAAGGGTCACGTTGCGCATGGCTGTTGTCAAAGCCTCGTCACCTCGAATGCGTAGGACGCCAGTGCTCAGTTGCTCGATGGTGTTGGCGCCCGCAGGCAGACGCGACACGCTGACGCAGAGATCAAACCCGGGCTGGTCCGCTTGTGCGTTGAGCTGCAGTACCGGTTGCCCCGATAGCAGAAGCTCAGCCACCAAGGGGGCTGAGGTGAATGTTGCGACGTCGCCGCGTTGATCCACGGCCATCCGGTCCACGGGGCCGGGGGGTGTTCCGAGGTGTCCACCGATGGCCGGGACCGGTCGCCAGGGGTCATGAACGATGTTCACGCTTCCCTCTCCTTCCCCAGCAGCGACGAGCGCTCCTTCCCTTGGATCGATGCAAGCCAGTCCCTGGCTCCGCAGGCCCCATGACGCAGGGATGGTCGCGTCTGGTGCCGGAATGCAGTCCCATTGATGGTGCGTGATGTTCCAAAGCTGGTTGGTTGGCCTTGGCTCCTGCGGTGGTTGATCCTGCAAATGCTGTTGGAAAAACTGCAGCATCAGCTGCTGGCTCTCCGGCCACCACTGAAGGTGCGAAGCGGGTCCGATGTGAAGTGATGGCTGACCACCGGCGGCCTTGCTGCGACACCAGAGGTCGAGCAGGCCCACCAGATGCGGGTCCCACCATCCACCGATTAAGAGCATCGGTTGTTGGAGCCAGGTCACAGGGGGGCGATGAACAGTCCACTGCTGCGGCTGGTTCGGGTCACTTTGCAACCATCTCCAGGCCATGCCATCGGGGTCATGGCGTTCCAGCAGAGCAGGCCCTTCTCTCAGGTAGGTGGTGTCTTCCAGGCTTCTGCGGATCTCCAGCCAGGCGGTCACGTCTCCGCGTCGCTGGGCCTGAAGGGCGGCGAGCTGAAGCCCCCAGCCCAGTCCAAGCTGCCACCAGTGGGCACCTCCTTCACAACTCCAATGGCGACGTTCGTCCAGTCCGGTCATCGCTGGTGCTGTGCACTCCGGTGCCGGCGTGGATTCAGCGGCGGTGAGTTGGGTTAAACCCTGATACGAAAACCCGTAGGTCCCCAGTCGCCCATTGCACTCCGGAAGCTGGCGAACCCAGGCGTGGGTGGCGGTGGTGTCGGCTGCTTCCTGACCAAACCCACCGAAGTTGCCCTCCGACGCCCCTTGACCCCGCACATCCTGAATAACGACCAGAAAGCCATGGGACGCCCACCAGGTTGGGTGGGCGTAGGTGACCGTTGAGGCGATGCGGCTTCCATAGGGCTGCCGCATCAGCAGAGCAGGCCAGGGACCGCCCCGGCTGGGATGCCACAGCCGCGAATGGAGCACGACGCCATCCGCAAGCGTCAGCGCTGCATCTCGGCAGAAAATTCCGCTCGTCTCAGCGGACATCGGGGCAATGCATCCCCACCACGTAGGTCACAAGGATTTCGGCATCCTGAAAATTCAGGGTCTGACTTTTGGCGACCTTGCGGGTGGCTTTTTTGGAATAGGCCGATTTGTTGTTGTCGTTCATTTGTCGGAAGGAACGACACATCTCCTTGGCTTTCTCAGGATTGCGTTTGACGTTATTGAGTAAATCGGAGTCAGCGGCACTCACGAGCGCAGGTGTGCTGATCAGAGCCAGTGAGACCAGAGCCGAACGCAGGAAGGTCAACCTCATGCATTGTTCATACGCAGGATTGAGCATCAAGTCAGGGGCGATGGGGTCAGTTCGCGAGTTGCCTGGCGCGTCGGATCCAGTCGCCGGCAACCCGCAGATCCACGACAGCAGGTCTTTTGGTCCCGAGACTGCGCTCAAGCCTGCCGGTCTGGCGCACGAGACGTTCGGGGCTGCAGGCGGCTAGTGCAGCCGGCGTGGCAATGCCGGCATGCATCAGCAGCGCGGCGTCCTGGGGGGGCAGATTCAACACACAGACCAATTCCGCCATTCCACGCAGCCGCTTGAGGTTGCGGGCCGATGCCTGACCGCTGCGGGCGAGTCGGCTCAGCTCCAGATCCGTTAAGGCACGGATGGTGGACCACCGATTGATTCCGGCTTGATCAAGCTCTTGTTTCTCCCTGCGAAACGACTGGGGAAGCTCCTGAATCACGTCGTTGAAGTCCGGCATCAACGAAAGGTCTTGCTGACCTCTCCCAGGATGACGGGACGGGCCAAGCCGTCACCCTCCGCCTGGATGCCCCGCAAACGCACCAGAACAGTCCTGCTGGAACGGCCGGAGCCGCGCAGATTCCCCTCCAACTGCTCCAGGGTGGCCTCGACTGTGGATGGAGCCAGGTCGGCAGGGACCTGTGCCACCACCAGGTCGTTGCCGTTGTCAAACACGATCGGTGCTCGCACAGCACCATCGACCACCACGGGGGGTGTGTAGCTCACGCCAAACGCCCAGCAGCTGACAGCAAGCAGCAGCGTGAAGCTGCTGACGCCGACCAGGCGAAAACGGATGCCCCAACGAGCAAGGAAGGCAACAGCAGTCAGCCCTCCAAGTCCGAGACCGGACCATCCCAGCCAGGGAGCGGCGGTAAGCAGCAGCTGATCAAAGGCCATGGGGTCTGGTGCACTGAAAACACGCTCCTTATATTGCGCTGAATTCCGGGGTGGCCGTCGCGTCTGATGGGGAAAACGCGGCGCTTTGTCTGGTTGGCAGCTGGCAGTTTCGTTCTGGTTGGTGCCGGAACGGCGGGCTTCATGGCCCTTGATCGTGTAGCGGAGCGCACCGTTGCACGCTTCCGTCCCGCCTTGGAGAACTCTCTTTCGGCGCCGCTTGGTCATGCACTGAAGATCGGTTCCTACGACGGACTCCGTCCTTGGGGGATCGCTTTAGGCCCAAGTCGGATCCTGCCGTCCGCCGAGGATCAGTCGGAACTCAGCCTGGCGGGGCTTGAAGTCAGCCTTGCCCCCTTGGCCAGTCTGCGGCGTTTTCAGCCGGTTCTGCAGATCACCTTGCACGAGGTGCGTGGCGAGTTGCAGGCCAACGAGGAGGGTCGCTACTGGACATTTGGTGCATCGAACGGCAAAGCCGACCTGCCGCGGCTTGGGTTGCAATACAAGTTGGCCGACCCAGCACGGCTTCGATTTGGCCCTCAGCGGCAGACCCTTGAACTCCGCAGCCAGGGCTCGGTTCTACTGGGAGAGGCCTTTTTCAGCACCGAATCCGAACTTCGCTGGGTTGAAGGGGAAGGGTCTGTCCGTTTGGACGGTCAAGGGCACTGGGATCGACCCGGTTTCAGGTTTCGAAGTCGGCTGGATCGGCTCAACCTTCAACCGTTGGGGGCGGTTTTTGCGCCCTCTCTGGATCTGGATGCCTCAGGGCGTCTGAAAGGCGATGTTCAGATCAGCTGGACCGGAGGCTCTTGGAACTGCAGGGGTGGACTCGGGCTCACCAATCTCAAGATTGCTTCAGTTCAGACCAAGCGCCTCAGCATCGGCTGCAAGGGTGAGCAACTGAAGCTGGAGCCCACAACGCTGCGTTTTGGATCGTTTGAGGCTCTGGCCTCTGGATCCGTTGCCTTGAACAAGCGCTTTGACCTTCGCGCTGAAGTTCGCAGCACGGAAGGTCTCCCTGCGAGCAAGGATCGGGTGAAGCTTCGGATCCAGGGGCCCTGGGGGGAGCCCCAATGGAGCGTCGATGGGCAGATCCAGCTGCCTGAAGCCATGGGCCTCAACACAGCCCTGATGCTGGATGGTCAATGGCGCACTCCCTGGCTGAAACCTCAGCAACGGGCTGTTCTGGTGGATCGGCTCCGGCTCAGAGCCCCAGGATTGCGTTTTGGTCTGACCGGAACGATTGGTTCGGATCTGGATCTGCGCAGTACGGAGCTGCAGATTGATCCCCGCTTCTGGTCTGCTCTGGCTTCGCTCCAGGCCGGATTGGGCCAAACCGCACCGATTCTCGGAGCAGTGGATGTCAGTGGTGATCTGGCTTCACCCAATCTGACGCTGAAGCTTGGCCAGGCTGCGAACCCTCTGCTGGAGCGTTGGTCACTCCAGACCCGATGGTCCACAGATGATTCAGCTTTGGTGCTGGATCGCTTCACCAGCCCAATGCTGCGGGCAGAGGCTCGCCTGCCTCTTCAAGTGGTGCAGGGGCGGATTCAATCCGGTGAGCTTCAGAGCGGCTTTGAACTCAAACCTCTGGAACTCAGCCGCTTCACCCCCTTGATCGGTACGCCACTGGATGGTCGCGTAGCGGCGCGGGGGCGGTTGAACGGACCGCTGTCGGCCCTTGAGCCGGACATCACCCTGATGCTGGACGAACCCCGCTTCGGTGCCTTGCAGGTTCCTGAACGTTGGCAAGGCAGCCTCAGCGGGGTACTCGGCCGTGGAGCTCGCCTGGAGATGGCGGCCAAGCAGCCCGCGGTGCGCGCCTCGATCGTGGCCGAGCTCGCCGCAGACGGTTGGCCCAAGGCCGTGCGTTTGGACCGTGGTGAGGGGCAGTTGCGCTTCGACGGTCTGGAGTCGAGGGGCGCGCAACGCCGCTACAGCTGGAGTGCTGCTGACCTCAACATTGATGGTCTTCGTTTCATCGTCCCACCGGGCAATCAGCCCAAAGCTGTTGCTGGTCAGCTGACGGGTTCAGGGAACCTCGCTTTGGCCCCTCTCGCGGTCAGTGGGTCTGCCTCCATCGCAGAGCCCTCCTTGGCGGGTGTCGCGATGGAGAGCCTCAATCTGGAGGGTGTTCTGGCGGATGGCCGTTTTCAAGCGGATGCAGCGTTGATGCCCAGGGAGGGCAGTCTTCGGCTGAAGGCCCGCGGAGATCTGGGTGGACGGATGCAAAGCGAGATCGAGGCTCAAGGTCTGGATGTGAACTGGCTGACGCTTCTGGCTCGGCAATTAAAAGGTCATGACCGTCCTTCCGGTCCGGCTTTTGGGCGTGCTGAAGATCTCGGAACCCTGTTCATCAACACCTTCGGCGGTTCCCTCGATGGCCAGTTGCAGGCCTTGGCGCAATCCCGACGTGCTCTTGAGGCTTATGCCCTGGCCCATCCCAGCAAGGGTCCACAGCTGGAGCGCTTGGAAGGACGGATCAATGTTTCCGGCACGATTGAGGGGCCCACTCCAAAGCGTCTCAAGGCCGATCTGATCGCCAAGGCGCATTTGTGGATTGAGGGGGATGACCAAGCCAAGGCGCTTCAGCTCGAACCGGTGGTCGCCACGCTTCGCGGCCCACTTTTCGGAGGATCCGGTGACCTCTCTCTGTTGCAGGTTCCGTTGTCCCTGCTGGCGTTGCTGGCACCTGTTCCTCCCCAGCTCCGCGGCAGCATTGGCATCCGAGGCCGTTACGACCTCACTGGAGAGGCTCCCCTGCTTGCCTCCGATCTGATCCTCGATTCCGCCAGCCTTGCGGGCCAGCCACTGCAGTTGGAGCAGCGATCGGTCGTCGTCGACCGTGAGTCAATCCGTCTGGATCTGGCTCTGAGGGGAGGGGAGAGCAAGGAAGCTCTCACTGTCTCCGGGGATGTTCCCTTTGATCCCGATGCCGATCTGAATCTGAAGCTGGAAAGCCATGGGGATGCCCTCGGCGTGTTGACGCTTCTCGCGGGGGATTCCCTGACGGTCAAGCAGGGGGGAACGGATCTCCGGCTTCTGCTGCGCGGTCCCCTGAAGCAACCCCAGGCCAATGGCTTCCTCGTGGTAACCAACGGTGATCTGAGCATCGGTGAGCAGGCGCTTCGCCGGATCAATGCCTCGATCCTGTTTGACTTCGATCGGGTCTTGGTGCAAAACCTTGAGGCCGAGGTGGGCCGTGGCGGCAAGCTGCGCGGTTCAGGAACGCTCGGTTTGTTCGCTCCCCAGCGCGATGCTGAGCCCCTCACCCTGCAGCTCAGTCAAGGTCAGATTCGTCAGCCGATTGTGAATTTCCAGGCCGACGGCGAATTACGGGTCGCTGGTGCCTTGGTGCAACCCGTCGTTTCCGGAGATCTCACTCTGTCCAGAGGCACACTTCGGCCGCAGTCCGGATTCTTCGGACGGGTGCGGCGGGGCGGAGTTCAAGGGTTGATTCCCACGGGCGTGGAGGGTCCCTCTGCTGCAGTGCAGCCCGGCGTCATGTCTGTGAATGCCTTGATTGAGGAGAAGTGGGATTTCAAGGAACCTCTGGTCCTGATGGGACCCAACACACCGATTCAGGGACCGGATCAAGTGCCAGGGTTCATGCCGAATCTGCCAGCGATCCGCTTTGACAATCTTCGCCTCGCTCTCGGTCCTGATCTCCGGGTGCTGATGCCCCCCTGGATCAGCTTCAAGGGGGGAGGATCGGTGGCATTGAACGGCCCACTGGATCCCTCTCTTGAGGCGCGAGGTTTGATCCGGCTGAATTCCGGCCGGCTCAGCCTGTTCTCTACCACCTTCCGCTTGGATCCTCGGGCAGCGAATGTTGCTGTGTTCACGCCCTCGCTGGGGCTCGTGCCCTACGTGGATATCGCGATGAAGTCACGGGTGTCTGACAACGTCAGTGTTGGCAGCG
The Synechococcus sp. PROS-U-1 DNA segment above includes these coding regions:
- a CDS encoding NAD(P)-dependent oxidoreductase, with protein sequence MTRILVTGASGCVGQYISRWLLEHSDAELLLWLRDPAKLTAVPSDHPRIRLLVGDLRDTDRFAHELASVNRVIHTATAWGDPERAEQVNVVAVKRMLELLDPTKLQQIIYFSTASVLDRHLRPLPEALAYGTEYIQTKARCLRDLEQHPLANKIIAVFPTLVFGGRVDGTSPFPTSYLTEGLAEASRWLWLARWLRVDASFHFIHAEDIARICGLLTTRPHEPNREPGQGALRRVVMGQPAISVNDTVATLCRWRGVARTPGIPLWPWLIETLIRVLPIEVNDWDRFSIRQRHFIHDPVTQPERFGGNSHAPDLATVLCDSGLPNRGTPRAARKIKEST
- the hemE gene encoding uroporphyrinogen decarboxylase, with amino-acid sequence MSDSLPLLLRAARGESVERPPVWMMRQAGRYMKIYRDLRDKYPSFRERSENPDLSYEISMQPYHAFKPDGVILFSDILTPLPGIGIDFDIIESKGPQIGDPIRSMAQVDALRPLNPAESMPFVGEVLGRLRQSVGNEAAVLGFVGAPWTLAAYVVEGKSSKNYAVIKAMAFREPDILHKLLDHFAESIANYLRYQIDSGAQVVQMFDSWAGQLSPADYDTFAAPYQKKVVDLVKQTHPDTPFILYISGSAGVLERMANTGVDIISLDWTVDMAEALARLPEHIGVQGNVDPGLLFGTPDAIQARIDDCVRKARGRKHILNLGHGILPGTPEENGEAFFRAGKSVMDRLGAVV
- the glgB gene encoding 1,4-alpha-glucan branching protein GlgB, with amino-acid sequence MGVAAVLDWMVQDGERLANCRHDHPFAVLGPQPSEQGWTVRMWMPDAQTVTLLVGGDEITMTTPNHPWVFEAQLGRDPGCSYRVRVERGGIVHEQHDPWAFRGEWMGEMDRHLFAEGNHHHIWQRMGAHLTERDGITGVMFCLWAPNALSVSVIGDLNSWDGRHHPMQQRLGGIWELFVPGLNEGHLYKYEIRTQDGHCYQKADPYGFQHEVRPDNSSVVARLNGYSWKDQGWMQKRDSSNALDQPISVYEMHLGSWIHASADEPWIQPDGTPRQPVPAADMKPGARLLTYAELADRLIPYVKERGFTHIEVMPITEHPFDGSWGYQVTGWYAPTSRYGTPDEFRAFVDRCHAEGIGVIIDWVPGHFPKDAHGLAFFDGAHLYEHSDPRIGEHKEWGTLIFNYSRNEVRNFLVANLIFWFEQFHIDGIRVDAVASMLYRDYLRPDGEWLPNENGGRENTEAVRFLQQANHVLFQHFPGALSIAEESTTWPMVTQPTDIGGLGFNLKWNMGWMHDMLDYFELDPWFRQFHQNNITFSIWYTYTENFMLALSHDEVVHGKSHLLHKMPGDDWQKYANTRALLAYMWTHPGKKTIFMGMEFGQRAEWNVWGDLEWDLLNYDPHKGIQRLVDDLNVLYKAEPALWRDDFDQFGFQWIDCNDNRHSVISFMRRESTSGTWLVVVANFTPQSHAQYRVGVPLAGFYQEIFNSDAAKYGGSNLGNMGGKPTDEWGIHGYENSLDLCLPPLSLMVFKHDPKRSLSSSDQDNTL
- a CDS encoding DUF3887 domain-containing protein; the protein is MKLSAALLAIALSAPMGLISPAAAEELTRTELTPAQATAAAELLLEALKQRQGDVMHDALATPIQASVDVKTVQARLDQRVAIDATRIVRVIPGYNTTTIDAVVTTGSGDEGMLMVLDEDGKLLAWKWTDRIQPIETTALDFTRDLAAGRWIAARSKMSLQLQEDLAPGDLERKWTKLSKVAGGFRKVKDAVIAHQGGDQQLVLVSVAFGKATSNLFVIFDDRGRIINVDISRDFV
- a CDS encoding CocE/NonD family hydrolase, translating into MSAETSGIFCRDAALTLADGVVLHSRLWHPSRGGPWPALLMRQPYGSRIASTVTYAHPTWWASHGFLVVIQDVRGQGASEGNFGGFGQEAADTTATHAWVRQLPECNGRLGTYGFSYQGLTQLTAAESTPAPECTAPAMTGLDERRHWSCEGGAHWWQLGLGWGLQLAALQAQRRGDVTAWLEIRRSLEDTTYLREGPALLERHDPDGMAWRWLQSDPNQPQQWTVHRPPVTWLQQPMLLIGGWWDPHLVGLLDLWCRSKAAGGQPSLHIGPASHLQWWPESQQLMLQFFQQHLQDQPPQEPRPTNQLWNITHHQWDCIPAPDATIPASWGLRSQGLACIDPREGALVAAGEGEGSVNIVHDPWRPVPAIGGHLGTPPGPVDRMAVDQRGDVATFTSAPLVAELLLSGQPVLQLNAQADQPGFDLCVSVSRLPAGANTIEQLSTGVLRIRGDEALTTAMRNVTLQPLQAALAPGDRLRVSVAAAAWPAIGVNPGHDAVPCGASSPEHRVVTLTLTLSDSTLQLNPFGSGRLRLD
- a CDS encoding DUF4332 domain-containing protein is translated as MPDFNDVIQELPQSFRREKQELDQAGINRWSTIRALTDLELSRLARSGQASARNLKRLRGMAELVCVLNLPPQDAALLMHAGIATPAALAACSPERLVRQTGRLERSLGTKRPAVVDLRVAGDWIRRARQLAN
- a CDS encoding DUF2518 family protein, yielding MAFDQLLLTAAPWLGWSGLGLGGLTAVAFLARWGIRFRLVGVSSFTLLLAVSCWAFGVSYTPPVVVDGAVRAPIVFDNGNDLVVAQVPADLAPSTVEATLEQLEGNLRGSGRSSRTVLVRLRGIQAEGDGLARPVILGEVSKTFR